In Lagenorhynchus albirostris chromosome 1, mLagAlb1.1, whole genome shotgun sequence, the sequence GATCCAAATCCCTTTTTGCACCAATGAAATAGTACAGGGTGGCTGAAGGAGCCCTTCGTTCTTTTCTTGGTGAAAACCTACTGtgaatcacttaacctctctaagtgTCACTTTGCTCATCTTCAAAATTAGTGGGTTTGGATCAAATAATATCTCAGGTTGTTCCAAGTCTGTGAATTAGCTCAAAGGGTATGAAAACCTGGCAAGAAATTGCTTTTAAAAGGCAGTAGCAAGTTTGAAAACTTATCCTTAACTTGAAGCAAAGAAGATCAGTTCTTAGGTTGAAGGTCATAGCCCTAAATGAATTAAGAACTAAAATTTaagcctattttttaaaagctacagtAGCAATGAAAGCTTTAAAATTCTAAGTCTAACCTAAATAACAGATTCCTGAGCTTCACTGCTGAGCCACACAGCAGTTTTGATGTATTTTCTCCACTGGTGGTGCAGAGATGAAGAGGAAAgcaagcaggaaagaaatcaggACACGGAGGTCAGCACAGAGGCTGATCCTAAAAATTTCAGAGGTGGATTagagagaggaaaatagaaaatgcagGGCTCAGTCAATTCATAAATGTGTTACCTGTGTTGTAGGATTTTCTTATAATGTGATTGTCTTCTAGGATATGGTAACCAATTCTGTGCTCTTTCCAGCCATTCTCAACAACTGCACAAATGCAGATCATTCTGCCCGTCAgtcttcatcttcccaaactaagTAAGATTAGTTTTGGGCCTGTTATAATACATTCCATTTCACTGTGAAACTCGATATTTGAGTTTTCCTTTCTGATCATTTTCTCTCCAGCAGGATTAGGTAGCtcatttccaaattttattttttccatgctTGATATTTACTACCTCCCTATGTACCCAACACCATGCATCCATATGCTAACAAACATGCTAGAATCGAGGCAGAGTGGGTGCCTGGTGGGATGACCAAATATGAGAAGGTAATTTTTAATCAGTGTTTTAACACTGGAAACAAGCTTTGTTATGGAGTAACAGCACTTAAACAGAATAACTTAAATAGAATAACTTTGTTTATGGAATTTTTGTAATCTTTCCTTGAAATGGAGAAATGATTTGAAGAAGTACTCATCTCTCTACCTACGCCTCTATAGCACACATTCCGCAGAAAAAGGAACAGGGAAACAACAAGAAGTCACTGAATATTTAAATAGTAGGCTCGAGGCTGGGGAGTAGCATCAGCAAGAAGAAAGGCAGATGAGATGAAGGCAAAGTGTCACTGACTTTTGCCTCTGTCCCTGGAGAGGAGATTGCTGATATAGAGTCCCTCTGGCCTTCCCAAGACCGTCTGGCATGAAGATATAACTCCAAGGTAAGATTCCTGAGCAAGCAGCTTTATCCTACAGCTATCATCTGCATAGACTCTCTAGGCTTTCTCCAGATCAGTTTCCCGAGGTTCTTGTGGTTCCCTCCCCCATAGTAGCTCGATGTCCCCAAGCCCAGGCGGGGTCTTCCTGAAAGCCACTTGTGCCAAAGCTGTCACTATAGCAAGGTTTCAAAATAACTCTAAATCTGACAGCCTCTGCCCCTATAGatgaacatttagattttttCAGAAATCCCTGGTGGTACTCTAGAATTCAGTAGGGGGctttgggaaggaaagaaatatgacATTAAAAGGGCAAAATGAGGCTCTTGCTAACCTTAATATAACAAAtcgaggggacttccctggtggtccaatggttaagaatccacgatTTCACCGCAGGGGGTGTGGCttcgagggttcgatccctggtcgggcaaactaagatcccgcatgccacccaatgcggccaaataaaaccaaaacaagttGAGAAAACTAAGGGGTAAAAAGTTCCTGAATGCCTAATATGTGCCATGAAGGGAGCTAAGTGGTTCATATACATTATCTCACTCAGTCCTCATAAAAAGTCACCGGGGTTTACAAGGTGAAAGGGGCTCAGAGTTAAGAGTCCAAAATCACAGAGCTGTTTAAGTGGTAGAGGTAGGATCGAAACCCACTTCTGTGGGATGCCAGAGCCCCAGTTCTGCCCCACTAATTTATAAGCAAGTACttcaaaagtgttttaaaagatgtttaagGATGAAGAAATCTCCTGGTCATGTGCAATAAATCAAAGTTCTTAGGAAGCTTTATACGCTCTTCAGAACGACTACCAGTGTTGCTTTTGCTCAAGTCCTGCATTACTTTCAGATGCCCTTCTATACAGAGCTCAGCCacacaatttttaataaaatcttccCTATAATTCAGTTTCTCGTATGCACATACACAGAGagaccacacacatacacacacacacccagacatACAAACACTACACGTATACACACTGCACAGATAGATACACACAGACCGCAGATACCACAGAGACCACACACAAATACACCACACTTGCACAgatcacagatacacacacacacagctccacacacaccccatgaatttatacacacactagagatacacacacatgccacagagacacacaccgtatatgcacatacatacacacaaatgcacCACAGATATATGGACAgactacagacacacacacacacacgcacacacatatacacacacaaatagacACACACAGGCCATACACACACAGTATCAGAAATCCTCCGTGGGATTTTGTTTCTCCTTGTCTACTCAAGCCCCAATGTCTATACAGTTTCCACCATATCATCTCATTAACATCTCACCTCCCGCTACTGGCCTCTTCTCTCCATCCTACTCCTTCCCAAATAGGGAACACAagctcttttctttccattccccAGAGCAACCACCAACACAAGATGTTGTGATTAATGAGGTTAAGGGAGACATTACACCATGTCAAACCATAACAAATGGATTCAAATTAAATATTagacattccttattttaaatccCGTGTCATCTCTGCTTCTCAATATCTCATTGACCCTTCCTCCTCTGCAAGCCTCCTTGCCTCCTGCTGTGTTTTCCTGGGGCCCCTCTCTGAAGaccatcctccctcctccccctcttctcaTGGTCCCAGGACCTTTACCCAGCCTCTTCCTTGGGCTCCCACTCTTTCACTCATCATTGCCTATCCATTCCATGTCCCAAAACTTCACTTTTTATTCCCAAACAGACTACCAAGATATCTTCCTGAAGAGAACCATTTTTCTACTTTGGGGGAAATTTTTGCAACTCCCTTAGCCAGCAGAATTAAGGTTGTTATGGTTTCAAtagcaattattttatttcttctctctgtatATTCTTAGGATGTTTTTGAttagtgaaaaaaatcattagtAATTTCCATTGCTCTATCCAGTTTATCAAAAAACAGTTTGTTGATGTGACTCTGTTATAATagctattttccaaaatattctcacatttatattttcaatactATAGGAGCAGTTATTCAAGAAATGGGATATTTTGGATAATCAAATACTCCATTTCATGGAGCGTTATCAAAATACACTACACATGAATTACCAGTTTTCAAAGAAGtaacataaaacatttattgGGTTCCCCACCTGCCACAGTGGAGGTATGGTGGGAGATGTTGAATATGAAATTTAACCCCTGTAAGCCTCACTTTCTCCTCTGTTTAAACATTTGCCTTTgtatggaaaaaaggaaattatttttatatgaagttTCCTGCATACAACAAGTACTGGATAAACATCAGTTCCTTGACTCCTCTCTGTCTTTCCCCTCCCCAAGTAAGAAAGAACTACTGCTATATTCTACCATACACTTCCCTCTTTCATTGATGATTTTGAAGGTACTTCACAATCTTACGGTGCCGAAGGGCTCCTGTATAAATATCAGTTCTTACTGTTATGTGCTGAGTGTTAGGATACTAGGTAATAGCATTTACTATATATAATTAGCTCATGGGAGAAATCTAATTATAGCTCCCTATGATTACTAACTTGCAGCCATTGATGTCATTTTTGTTATTCAATTTCGTTATTAACATTGCCTTGACCAAGTCTTAGTCAAGTAAAACTGATTCTTCACTGACTTATTCAAGAATCTGTGCCCATCAAGAAGGGTCAGGCTTCTGGTTAATGTCTAAATAgaagttttgggggtttttttggctgagccaaggtggcacacgggatcttttttacccgtgtcccctgcatcggcaggtggactctcaaccactgcaccaccagagaagccccacaaGGGATCTTAATTACCCGACCTGGGATAAAACtcgtgccccatgcagtggaagcgtgtagttctaaccactggattgccagagaattccctaaatAGGATATTTTTAGCTGCCTAAATTAATTACTTAACGAAGTGAGAATATTCCAAACTTATTTCTATTTCACATTAATTTCATTGCATCTgtagtatttctatttttgatgCCCAAATTAATCTGATCTTAATTCCtcacacaaaataaaagaaaaatatctgacttgcatttttgtaaaaatattgtttgtcatttaaaaaatattgtcattttgaCTATGAATATGCAAAAATTACTAtattaatttctatatttaaccatttcttttgcttcttttttgttgttattttcagtttctcattCCAATTATGGATCTGATCAACTCTAATGATTACCTGCTCAATGTCTCTACTTCAATAAGAAACAGCATTCACATTCCAACACCTGCCTCAAAAGTGATTGTTGCACTTCTTTTGTTCACGTCATTTATAATTGGCACTATCACCAACGGTTTCTACCTATGGGTgctaaaattcaaaatgaaaaagactgttAATACTCTCTTATATTTTCATCTCattctctcttattttatttcaacattatttttgcCATTTCTGGCCATCTCCTACCTTCAGGAAAATCACTGGAGCTTTGGAATGGCCACATGCAAGGTCTTCAATAGCATTTTGTCTGCAGGGATgtttgcctctgttttcttcctctcagCCATCAGCATTGATCGTTATCTTCTCGCTCTTCACCCGGTGTGGTCACAGCTGCACCGAACCCCACGCTGGGTTTCCGGCATCATCTTGGGAGTCTGGATTTTTGCCACTGCCCTCAGCATGCCCTATGTGGTTTTCAGGGAGGTACATCATGACCATAAAGGAAGAGTGACCTGCCAGAATAACTATGCTGTGTCTACTAACTGGGAAGGCAAAAAGATGCAAACGTTAAGAAAATGGATTCATGTAGCCTGTTTCAGCAGCCGCTTCTTGCTGGGCTTCCTTCTGCCTTTCCTCATCATCACCTTTTGTTATGAAAGAGTAGCCAAAAAGATGAAAGAGAGGAGCCTCTTCAAATCCAACAAGCCCTTCAAAGTCATGATGACTGCCGTTATCTCTTTCTTTGTGTGTTGGATGCCCTACCATGTATACCAAGGTTTAATTCTCACTAAGGACAGATCACTACTTTTCCAGTTGACTCTGATACTCACAGTGATAACTACTTCTTTCaatactgtcttttctcccacACTCTACCTATTTACTGGGGAGAACTTCAGAAAGGTTTTCAAGAAGTCTGTTCTTGCTCTTTTTGAGTCAACATTCAGTGAAGATTCTTCGGAAGAAAGGACACAAAACCTAAATTCAGAAGCCGATATTTAAATTCTGGATCCCAGAGAAAAGAATGGATTCTTAGTCAATGATATCACCAGAGACAGACCCTCAACTCTTGTATAATATAGTCCCTATATTAGAGAGACACGTGGGCTGTATTATAGTTAGATCTATGAATATTATAAGGGCTGTAAAATGTGATGGGTGATGTtgcaaatgtgattttttttttttactttcgttgtggtaaaatatatataacaccaTTTTTCATTGTACATTTTAGTGGCATGACCTAAATTCACAAtattttgcaaccatcaccactatccatttccaaaatttttatcaCCCAAAAGAGAAACTCTAcgcattaagcaataactcctcTTTCACGCCCCTaccccccgccccttcccctaGCTCCTCATATCCTCcaatctgctttctatctctatgaatttgctatTCAAGATATTccacgtaagtggaatcatacaatatttctccttttgtgtctggcttatttaacgtagcataatgttttcaaggttcatccatgttgtaacatgtatcagaacttcattctttttatggctaaataatattctgttatatgtatataccacattttgtttatccattcttctgttgagaGACATCTgagctgtttccaccttttggctattgtgaataatgctaccatGAACACTGGTGTACAAGTGTCTGTTTGagtctttattttcaattattttgaattgctgggtcatgtggcaattctatgtttaagtttttgaggaattgccactTTTTTCCACAACAGCTGTACCATGTTGCATTCTCATCAGCAATGTACAAAAGTTCTAGTTTCTCCATACCCTCACCAACacctattattttcctttttttcaattatagccatcctagttgGTGTGAACTGATGCAAATGTGATTCTTAACCTTTGATTTTTGAGGCTACAGGAATATCATTTTCTGAATACCAATAGAACCCATCAATCTGAATTTTCTGTCATGGAATTTTCTACCAAATAGACATTTAGACCAAGGTCTTTATTCAGATAGCACCTAAATTATTTAATTGGTATGAACAAAATTTAATGTGGAGATGACAAGGCACTCATCTTGTCATCTCCatgttaaagaataaagaatttatattttaatgttttaagtatAAAGATACGTTAagtgtctttttaatatttatggatTAAGCTGTCACAGAAATATGGgactaaaacaattataaatgtttgtgAGCCTGCCTGGGTAATGTCACAGTACATTTAATTCTAAAACAGCAATAACAAAATTAACTTTGTTTCCCCGGTTTTCAAGTTTTGCATcaagtttttgaaaaatattacagCACCTAAGTTATATAGGACCACATAGTATCAGTGACCTATTACCTTTTATGTATTTAGTTAGTTCTATCTGTCGGTCAGTACATATCAATCAATAGATAGTTCTATCTAGTTCAACTAATACAGAAGGCAGATATTTAAGCCACAACGCAAACTCAGTCCCTAAATATTTCAGCTAGCTTTGCACAGACAATTCCAAGCCACAGGCGTACATCCTCCTCAGAAATCCCCCAAAAGGAtgatattaattacaaagggttacagagaggaagggaaattaattttcattactaACTTTTCATAGTGGGAAAGTAATAGTAGTTCTATGCCCTAGAAATTCTGCTAATTGACTTGGCATCACTGCTTTCTTGGGCAACTAGAGGCTTGGCCTCTCTCACTTTGAATATAAGGGACAAAAAATTTGGGGTAGGTGAACAGTTTCATTGTTGGCCCCTATTTCAAGTTTTGGACCCTTGAATAGTGTCCCAGAGACGGAGGAGTAGGATGGAAGACCAGGCTGTGGCTCTGAGGGCCCTTCAGCAAGAAGGGGCTACTGCTCCTTCCCTCCACACACTCTCCCAGGGCCTGACAAGCCCACTGGAGTTTATGATGCAGGACTTAAGAAAGCAAGTTATTGGTTGGAACATAATGATTCTTTGAAACAAGAATCCTACTTTGGAAACCTAACAGCCACAGAGCCTTTGGTCTCCCTCCTCATATTTGCTACAGTAACAAACAAGGAAGTGCTCTTTCCAGGCTCTTTTATGTACTTTGTTCCACCTCTCTACGACTGTAAACTCCTCAAGGACAGAGAGAAGCCTATCAATCACACTATTTCTTTTCTATAGtactacatgtaagtgatatccaGTAAAATATACTTAATGAAAATTGAATATGGGTCATGACAATAAGTGATTTGAAAAAGGACTTTGGGTATAAAATAATAGGATTGaaccagatttttattttaaaaagatttacatcACACTTACCTTGTGCCCAGGCATGGTTCAAAATGCTTTACAAATAGTAACTCACTTAATTCCACAGCAATTCTATGAAGTAGGTCACATTGTTATCACTCTTTTACAGGCTGTGAAACTGAAGCACTTGCCCAAGGCCGCACAGTAAGCAAGTGGAAGAGCCAGTATTGCAAGTCCAGGCAGTCTGGTGCTAGAATCAAACCATGCTCTTAATCACCCTACCCACTGCCTGATGTCACTGTTAGGAGGCTGTGAGGCAGGGCTTCCAGCCCAAATATACACAGTCCGTTTATTTCATCAGAATTCACTATATTGACagcaaaaatcaaaaagaagTTCCTAGAAAATGTCAGGATCCACatacaatataaaaaaagaaaaagcattgaaCTTGTAACCAGGAGATTTGGGTGGTGGTCTGGCTTTGCCTCTAGCTTGGTGTTTTATTTGGGGCAGGTTATCCACATTTTCTGGGCCTTAccttcctcatctataatatgGGACAGCTCGGAATGAGATTATGTATATGAAATTACTTCTAATATATAAAACACTACATAAGTATAAGATATTATGAGGACGGTTTTTTAAGAAgtcacttcaattttaaaaagtagggtGTAAACTTGAGAAAATTCTccccaaatgtattttttaatttcccttaaaaCTATGGTCAACTTTTAGAAAACCTGCTTGTTATGGTTGTGTTGATCTCATCAACATCCTCACTACTGTGAATTCTCCGGACCCAAGAGGTTTATAAACAAAGAATTAGTGGCTTTCCTTTGTGTAAATTGTGTGTGGAGACAGTGTATTAAAACAGTGTGCCTATTAGCATCAAATTATATGAACCTGCTTCATTATATTTGCCTCAAACTGGCTTAAGAACAGAATACAGGGATGATTAGAGATAGGTTTCAAACGCTAGCTTATGTTCTCTCCTCAAGAAATGGCTcctggaggagcttcaagatggcagaagcgtaagacgtggagatcaccttcctccccacagatacaccagaaatacatctacacgtggaacaactcctacacctactgaacactggcagaagacctcagacctcccaaaagtcaagaaactccccacatacctgggtagggcaaaagaaaaaagaaaaaacagagacaaaagaatagggacgggacctgcaccagtgggagggagctgtgaaggaggaaaggtttccacacaatagaagccccttcgcgggcgaagactgcgggtggcggagggggtaagcttcggagccgcggaggagagcacagcaacagggctgcggagggcaaagcggagagattcccgcacagaggatcagggccgaccggcactcaccagcgcgagaggcttgtctgctcacccgccggggtgggcggggctgggagttgaggctcgggcttcggtcggagcgccgggagaagactggggttggcggcgtgaa encodes:
- the GPR33 gene encoding probable G-protein coupled receptor 33 → MDLINSNDYLLNVSTSIRNSIHIPTPASKVIVALLLFTSFIIGTITNGFYLWVLKFKMKKTVNTLLYFHLILSYFISTLFLPFLAISYLQENHWSFGMATCKVFNSILSAGMFASVFFLSAISIDRYLLALHPVWSQLHRTPRWVSGIILGVWIFATALSMPYVVFREVHHDHKGRVTCQNNYAVSTNWEGKKMQTLRKWIHVACFSSRFLLGFLLPFLIITFCYERVAKKMKERSLFKSNKPFKVMMTAVISFFVCWMPYHVYQGLILTKDRSLLFQLTLILTVITTSFNTVFSPTLYLFTGENFRKVFKKSVLALFESTFSEDSSEERTQNLNSEADI